In Candidatus Hadarchaeales archaeon, the genomic stretch CCATAGGCGAAAATGCGATTGTTGCGGCGTGTTCTTTTGTGAACAGGGATATCCCAGACGGCGCTGTGGTGGGAGGAATACCCGCAAAGCCGATAAAAAGATCTTCATGACGAATTTTATCTAGCAAGTCATCCAGTCTCTTAGTCATCAAGTAGAAAAGAATTCTCACCGTTAGAGTTTACATTCTTGAAAGGAAAAAACCTCTTTTATCTCATGCAAAGCTTCAGATTATAAGTGGGCGAGATATTATATAATATGATTACAATGTCTCACAATTGGAAAATTCCGCTGTTCAGGATATACTGGGACGAGGACGACATTCAGACAGTAAACGGTGTTATAAGAAGGGGCATGTACTGGGCGGCCGGGCCGGAGATAGAGAATTTTGAAAATGAGATTTCGAAATACATCGGCACAAGGTACTGCGTGGCTTTTAATTCAGGCACATCGGCGTTGCATGCCGCCCTGTTGGCGCATGGTGTGGGAAAGGGAGATGAGGTGATAGTCCCGTCGTTCACCTTCATAGCGACGGCTAATGCTCCCCTTTTTGTCGGTGCAAAGCCAGTTTTCGCCGATATCGATGAGAAAACCCTCGGGCTTGACCCAGCCGATGTGGAAAGAAAAATCACAAGAAAAACTAGGGCAATCATTCCGATCCACTACGGCGGATGTCCATGCCGGATTAAGGAGCTGAGGGAGATAGCCGATGATCACGGCCTCATCTTGATAGAGGACGCGGCCGAGGCATTCGGCGCTAGGGTGAACAAACAGAAGGTCGGAACCTTCGGTGATTCCGCCTTTTTCAGCTTCTGCCAGAATAAGGTGATAAGCACGGGTGAGGGCGGAGCCGTGGTGACCGACTCAAAAAAAGTATACGAGAGGCTGAAACTCGTGAGATCACACGGCAGGCTTGAGCGCGAGGATTACTTTTCCACACCAGAATCCCCCGAGTACGTGAACCTCGGGTACAACTTCAGGATGTCAAGCATCACCGCTGCGCTCGGCATCTCCCAGCTCCGAA encodes the following:
- a CDS encoding DegT/DnrJ/EryC1/StrS family aminotransferase — its product is MGEILYNMITMSHNWKIPLFRIYWDEDDIQTVNGVIRRGMYWAAGPEIENFENEISKYIGTRYCVAFNSGTSALHAALLAHGVGKGDEVIVPSFTFIATANAPLFVGAKPVFADIDEKTLGLDPADVERKITRKTRAIIPIHYGGCPCRIKELREIADDHGLILIEDAAEAFGARVNKQKVGTFGDSAFFSFCQNKVISTGEGGAVVTDSKKVYERLKLVRSHGRLEREDYFSTPESPEYVNLGYNFRMSSITAALGISQLRKVERLIDMRRRAANAYDRHLSRIKEVILPTPPSGFYHVYQLYTIRVRGGRNLRDGLIEHLSRKGIMSKVFFYPVHFTKFYKQKFAVRLPVTESISKEVLSLPMYPGMTNEEISYIAGECQAFFKEST